ACGCCGCCCGCGGCCGCCACGGCGTCCGCGACGGCGTCGGCGGCGTCCGCGTCCCCGTCACCGCGGACGACGACGACGGGCGCGTCGCGAGTCACGCTCCGACCTCCGGCGCGCCTCTTCGAGACATCGTGTCGGGATACAGTCGGCGCGGTAAAAGACCCGGCGGTTCGACGCTCTCCGCGGCCGTCGGCGGCGGCGTCTCAGTACGGCCAGTCGCCCGTGATTCGCATCCCCGCCGCGAGGTCCTCGTCTTCGAGTCGGTCGGCCATCTCCGACTCCTCCTTGTGCGGTATCTCGGTCCCCTCGTCGGAGAGGTCGACGACGAGGTCGGCCAGCAGAATCGCCTGCTCGCGGAGGTTGCGCACCTCCAGTTTGTCGAGGGTGTCCGCGAACGTGTGCCCCCACCCGCGGCCGCGCCCCTCCGTCTCGCAGGAGACCATGTAGCCCGGCACGCCCCACCGGGTGAACGGCCAGTGGTCGCTGTGCGGGACGAGTTCGGGGTTCGTCGACACCGGGTGGTCGAACCGGTCGCCGACCGCCTCGGCGGCCGCTTCGAGTTCCTCGAAGCCGTGGTAGTCGAACTTCAGCGTCCGGCCGAAGACGACGCCGTCGTGGTTGACGACGGCCCGCACGTTCGCCCTGTCCGCGCCCAACCGCTCGGACTCGTGGGTGGAGCCGACGAGTCCGACCTCCTCGGCGCCGAAGACGACGAAGCGGACGCGCGTGTCGAGTTCGTCCTCCCGGTCGGCGAGGATTCGCGCGAGTTCGGCCGCCATCACGGTGCCGGACCCGTTGTCCCACGCCCCCTCCGCGATGTCGTGGGCGTCGAGGTGGCCGGTGACGAGCACCTCCTCCTCGGTGTCGGGGCCGAGTTCGGCGTGGACGTTGCCGCTCTCGGCGTCCGGCGTCTCGCAGTCCACTTCCACCGTCAACTCCGCGCCTTCGAAGCGCCGGACGAGGCGGGCGCCCACCTCCTTGCTGACGCCGACGGCGGGTATCTCGCCGACGGGCGCCTCCTCGGTGCCGACGCTGCCCGTCGGGGGGAGACAGCCCTCGACGTGGTTGGCGAAGACGAACGCCGCGGCGCCCGCCTCGACGGCGTGGTAGTACTTCTCGCGGCGGTGGATGAACCGCTCGTAGTGGTCCGGGACGGTCGAGGAGACCATCACGACCTTCCCCGAGAGGTCGTCCTCGAAGTCCTCCGGCAGGCCGTAACCCAGGTCGACGAACTCGCCCGTCGCCGTCTCCGAGGGACTGCGCGGCAGGGCGATGCAGTCCTGCGTCGTCCCGTCGACGCGGACGGCGCTGTCGCCGCGCTCCCACCCCTGAATGTCGAAGGTGTCGATGCGCGCGTCGCGCGCGCCGGCCGCCTCGAAGGCCTCGCGCGTCAGTTCCATCGCCTCGCGTTCGCCGGGCGACCCGGCCATCCGGTCGCCGACGTCGACGAGCGATTCGAGGAGGTCCCACCCGAAGTCGCTGGTGAACGTCTCTCCGATCCAGTCTGTCATGTGCGCACGTCCACCGAGGGGACACTAACCGTTTGGGTGTCCCGCGTCGCCGGCCGGTTTTCGCGGGGAGGACGATGCGAGTCGTGCGCGCGCCCGAGGCGGCCCGACGGGTCGCCGCGTCCGGCAGGTTCATAGGTCGTTTATCACCTACGTTCGTGCATGAACGACGTTCGAATCGCCGGAGTCGGTCTCACGCCGTTCGGGCGGCAACCGGAGCGGACGGGACGGGACCTGTTCGCGGAGGCCGCGTTGGCGGCCCGCGAGGACGCCGGCGTCGCCCGCGAGGCGTTCGAGGGGCTTCACTACGGGAACTTCATGGGCGCCCTCGCCGAGCGACAGGGCCACCAGGGTCCGTTGATGGCCGAGGCCGCCGGCCTCGACTGCCCCGCGACGCGCCACGAGTCGGCGTGCGCCTCGGCCGGGATGGCCGTCAGGCACGCCGTGCAGGCCATCCGCGCGGGCGAACACGACGTGCTTCTCGCGGGCGGAATGGAGCGCATGACGAACCTCCCGACGACGGAGGTGACAGAGTCGCTGGCTATCGCCGCGGACGAACTGTTCGAGGTGCGCGCCGGGATGACGTTCCCCGGCGCGTACGCCCTGATGGCCCGCGCGTACTTCGAGGAGTACGGCGGGTCGCGCGAGGACTTGGCGCACATCGCGGTGAAGAACCACGCCAACGCCGTCCCGAACGAGTTCGCGCAGTACCGCCGCGAGGTGACCGTCGAGGAGGCGATGGACAGTCCGCCCGTGGCGACGCCGCTCCACCTGTTCGACGCCTGCCCCATCACCGACGGCGCGAGCGCTCTCGTCCTCGTCAGCGACGACTACGCCGAGGCGCACGGACTCGACGCGCCCGTCCGCGTCGCCGGGAGCGGCCAGGGCGGCGACAAGATGGCGCTGCAGGACCGCGAGGCGTTCTCGCGGACGCCCGCGGCGACGGCGGCGGCCGAAGCGGCCTACGACGACGCGGGAATCGGCCCCGGCGACGTCGACGTCGCGGAGGTACACGACTGCTTCACCATCGCCGAGGTGCTGGCGCTGGAATCGCTCGGCCTGTTCGACCACGGCGAGGGCATCTCGGCCGCGCGCGAGGGGCGGACGACCCGCGACGGCGATTTGCCAGTGAATCTCTCGGGCGGTCTGAAGGCGAAGGGCCACCCCGTCGGCGCCACCGGCGGGGCGCAGATAGTCGAGATGGCGAAACTGCTCCGCGGCGACCACGTCAACAGCGACGCCCTCTCGGACCCGCGAATCGGCGTCACGCACAACGCGGGCGGCACCGTCGCCAGCGCCGTCGTCCACGTGCTGGAGGTGGCCGAATGACCGACCAGAGCTACGACGAGTGGGTCGCGGCACTGGGAACCGACGACGCGTTCTATCTCGAATGCCCCGAGGGCCACGGGTCGCTCCCGCCGCGGCGGACCTGCCCGCACTGCGGCGCGACGGAGTTGTCTGAGACGCCGCTACCGGAGGCGGGGACCGTCGAAACCTACACCGAGGTCCACGTCGCCGGCCCCGACTTCGCCGGGCAGACGCCGTACCTCACCGCGATAGCGTCGTTCGGCGCCGTGCGACTGACGGGCGTCCTGCGCGACGCGTCGGAGGGCGATGTCGAAACGGGTCTCTCCGTGAGCGCCGGGACGGCGGAGAACCCCGACACCGGCGACGCAGTGGTCGTGTTCCGGCCGCGGTAGCGGCCATCGACAGGGACGCGCGCGCCGCACTCGGTCGCACAGGTCCGAGAGACTCCTTCGAGCGGCCGTCTCGGAGTGCGGTCGTCCGAACAGCTTTGCCCTCAAGAGCCGTCGAGTCGGCGTGAGCTCTCCACTTCGGGCCGGCGCGGGCCGCGTCGTCGACGCCGTTGCAGTCAGCGAGCGCCGTCGCGTGTTGGTCGCACTCGGCCTGCCGTTCGTCTTCTGGCTGGCGGTCCACCTGTCGGCGAACCTCGGGATTCTCTCGCTCGCCCTCGCCGGCGCGTTGGCCGCGTACCTCTACACGCGGCGGACGGCCCGAGCGACGCTGACGGCCGGGTTCGCGGGCGCGGGGCTTCTCCTGATCGCGCTGTTTCTGTTGCAACTCTATCTGCTCGACGCGGGCGGGAGCACGGAATCGCTGAGCGGCGCCGCCGAGCGACTCGCCGGGTGGGTCCTGTCCGGCGCCGTTCTGCTCGCACTCGGAGCGTCGCTGTCGGGCATCGGGCGCCGAGAAGAATAGCGGAAGGGACCGCGGACGCGCGGCGAGGAGCGGAGGAGGTCCTGAGGCCGGCCGGTCGGCCGGTCGGGCTACGCGGATACGCCCATCTCTTCCCGAACGGTCGAGAGGAACTGCTCGGGGAACTCCACGTGCGGCAGGAGTTTCGCGTCGTCGAAGACGACGAGTTTGCAGTCGGCCGCCTCCGCGAGTTCGCGGCCGTCCTTCAGGGGGACGAGGTCGGACTCCCGACCCCAGACGAGCGTCACGGGCACGTCCGTCTCCGTCAGCGCGGACTCGAAGTCCACCTCGGAGTTGAGGTAGCCGCTGATGAACGACGCCGGCGCGAACCGCGCGTTCGGCTGGTGGGCGGTGCGCCACTCGTAGTCCATCCACTCCTCGGAGACGCGTGAGGGGTCGGCGTAGCCGTGGTCGGCGTTGAAGTAGCGGATGGACGGCTTCGAGCCGAGGAGGTTGAAGACGGCCTCGCCGACGAGCGGTGCCCGAATCAGTTCGCGGAGCCACTGCATCGGGTCGGGGCCGCCGCGTTCGGTCGGACAGACGAGAATCATCCGCGAGACGTCCGGGTCGGCGCCGACGAGGTAGGCGGCGGTGAGCGAGGAGGCGACGACGGCGGGCTCTTCGTATTCGGAGACGAACTCGCCGACGAAGTCCTCGTAGAGCGCCGCCGAGTAGCGCAGTTGCGGTCGGTCGGAGGTGCCGAACCCGGGCAGGTCGGGGGCGACGACGTGGTAGTCCTCGGCCAGTTCGTCGAACACCTCGCGGAACTCGCCGTTCGAGGCGGCGGCGTTGACGCCGTGCAGGAGCACCAGCGTCGGGGCGTCCTCGTCGCCCGCCTCGGCGTAGCGGACGTCGATGCCGCGCCAGCGGTAGGTGTGCTGTTCGCCCGACAGGGCCGGTTCGAGGGGCGGCGCGCGACGCGAGAGGACGGCGTTCGCGGCGGCGACGGCGCCGACGCCGGCGACGACTCCGCCGACTACGGTCTTGAGCTTCATACCTGGAACAGGGGTGGGAGATATTATAGCCTATTGGGGGGATTCACTCCCCCTCTCGCTTCGACTCGACGCAGTCGCGGAGGGGTTCGAACACCTCGTCGGCGACGGCGTACGGGTCCGTCTCGCGGGCGGCGACGGCCTCGGCCAGCGACTCCGCGCCGCCGCGTCGGTCGAGTTCCTCCTTCAACAGCGCGTTCGCGTCGTTGCGGAGCAGTTGTCGAATCTCCTCGGCGTACCGGGAGCGGGCCTTCTCCTCGCGCATCCCCGACTCGGCGAGGTAGTCGGCGTGGGCGGCCAGCGTCTCCACGAGTTCGTCGACGCCGTCGCCGCTGGTCGCCACCGTCTCCACGACGGCCGGTTCCCACTCGGCGCTGTCGGCGCCGTCCGACTCCCCGTCTCCGTCCGCGCCGTCGCCGTGTCCGCGTTCGCCGTTCGCGCTCCCGTCCGCCCCGCCGTGCCCGGAGACGTCGTCCGGGAGGCCCGCGTCGACGCCGTGGTGACCCGCGCCACGATGGCCCGAATCGAGCGTCGCACCGGGGTTGTCGCGCAGGTGTATCATCTCCTCTAACTCGGCCACCGTTCGGTTCACGCCGTCCATGTCGGCCTTGTTGACGACGAACACGTCGCCGATTTCGAGGATTCCGGCCTTCAGCATCTGCACGTCGTCGCCGCTGCCCGGTTGGACGAGAACGGTGACGGTGTCGGCGGTGCGGACGACGTCCACCTCGTTCTGGCCGGCGCCCACCGTCTCGACGAGTATCTTGTCCTTGCCGAACGCGTCCAGCGCCTTCACCGCGTCCGAGGTGGCCGTCGAGAGGCCGCCGAGTTGGCCGCGGGCGCTCATCGACCGGAAGAACACGTCCATGTCGCCCACGTTCGAGGCCATGCGGATGCGGTCGCCGAGGACGGCCCCGCCGGTGTACGGCGAGGAGGGGTCGACGGCGATGACGCCGACGGTGAGACCCTCCTCCCGGTAGGCCTTCGCCAGTTTGTCCACCAGGGTGGATTTGCCCGCGCCGGGACTGCCCGTGATTCCGATGACGTCCGCGTCGCCGGTGTGCGCGTGGAGGCGGGAGACCAACTCCCGGTAGCCCGGACTCCGGTTCTCTATCTTCGTGATGGCCCGCGCGAGGGCGCGGTGCTTGCCGTCGAGGAGGTCCGAGACGAGTTCGTCCGTGCGCGTCTCGCCTCGGTCTTCGGCGTGGCTCATCAGTCGCGGCGGGGCGCGTTGTTCCGGACGAACTCGATGGTCTCTTTCATCGGCGTGCCGGGGCCGAACACCTCGGAGACGCCCATCTCCTTCAGTTTCGGGCGGTCCTCGTCCGGGACGATGCCGCCGACGAGGATGAGGGTGTCCTCGAACGCGTCGTACTCCTTCAGACCGTCGATAATCTTGGGTACGAGGGTGTTGTGCGCCCCCGAGAGGATGGAGATACCCAACACGTCGACGTCCTCCTGCACGGCGGCCTGCACAATCTCCTCGGGCGCCCGGTGGAGACCGGAGTAGACGACCTCGAACCCGGCGTCGCGGAAGGCGCGCGCGATGACGTGCGCCCCCCTGTCGTGGCCGTCCAGTCCGACCTTGGCGATGAGACAACGGACGGTTCGCTGTTGTTGACCGCGTTCGGCGTCGGCGCTCATGGGCCTCAGTTCGGCGGCGCGCCGTTTGACTCTAACGGACGTTTAGGACAGTTCGGACCGGGCCGACAGCCGCGGGCTGTCGCGGTTGTAGACGCCGTACGCCGACCCGACGGGCCCCGAACTCGGAACGGGAACGATGGTGAGTTCGAGCGTCTTGCAGTCGCCCTCGACCGTCTCGCGGTCGACCTCCGCCGCGACGGCGTCGCCCGACCAGAGGTGGTCGGCGAACAGTCGGCGCTCGGTCTCGTTCGGGAACGCCGCCTCGACGGAGGGGTTCGAGCGGTTCGGCCCCCGCTGGAACGTCTCCTCGTAGGCGCGGTTCACCTCGCAGCGGACGCGGCCGTCCGGCGTCTCCTCCTCGACGTAGACGGCGGGCACGGGGAGGTTGTCGAAGAAGGCGTGAAGCCGGTCGCGCTCCGCCCGGAGCGCCGTCTCGCGGTCGAGGCGCGCCAGCGCCTCGGTCGTGTAGCCGGCGAGGATTTCGAGGAACTCGGCGTCGTGTTCGTCGAAGGCGCAGTGCGAGTCGGAGACGACTTGGACGACGCCGTACGGCCCCAGCGGGACGCTCACCGTCGACCGCCGGGTCGGCGAGAAGAGGGCGTCCGCGTCGGCAGTGATGTCGCCGACGATCTGCGTCTCGCGCGTCCGGTAGGTCCGCCCGGCGATACCCTCGCTGACGCGGCAGCTATTCTCGTCTTCGGGTGGAAGCGTCGACGCGCGCGGGACGATGCGGTCGTCCTCGACCAGCGCGACCGTACAGAACGTGAACGCGAGCGCTTCGATGGCGGCGTCGAGCGTCTCTTCGCACACCTCCGAGACCGACTCGCAGCCGGTGATGGCGCTGGCGTGGACGCTCAGCGCGGTCAGTTTCTTGTTCGCGTCGACGAGTTCGCTCTCGCGGAGGTCCTCCTCGACGACGGCGGCGACGCGCCGCGTGAACGACTCGATGCCGTTCGTCGGGCAGACGACCTCGTCGACGCCCGGCACCCGCGTCTCGCCGTACACGACGATCGGAACGCCGTTGGCGGCGTCCACCAGCGACTCGACCAGGTCGTCGTCGTCACAGAGCGAGACGGCGCAGTCGATGGTCGGCCCCAGTTCGTACACGTACTCGGTCGCCGTCCGCCCCTGTCGAACGATGATCTGCGCTCCGAGCGCCGCCCGAAACGACTCGACGAGTGCGGAGTACTCGCTCTCGTCCGGCGAATCGGGCAACACCACTAACACACGCCCCCCGCGTTCCCGCCGCGACATCTTGTGATGGATTACCCACGTCTATACTAATAGGTTTCTCTACTTGTAACGGGAGTACAACGAGCGGAAAGGCGAATATCCTGGAATCAGACGTGTTCGTCCAGGAATCCGACGATGGCCTCGTAGGCTTCGATGCGGTTCTCGCGTTTGGTAAACCCGTGGCCCTCGTCGGCGAAGATGAGTTCGCGGACGGGGACGTGTTCGCCCGCCTTCTCGACGATTTGGTGGGCCTCGCCGACGGGGACGCGGGGGTCGTTCTCGCCGTGCAGGACGAACAGCGGTGCGCGTATCTTCTCGACGTTGTTGATGGGCGAGATGGATTCGAGGAACTCCCGGTCGTCCTCCAAGGACCCGTACTCGGCCTCGCGGAGTTCGCGCCGCCAGTCGCCGGTGTTCTCGAGGAAGGTGACGAAGTTGGCGATGCCGACGATGTCGACGCCGGCGGCCCACAGGTCGGGGTACTCCGTCATCGCCGCGAGCACCATGAACCCGCCGTAGGACCCTCCCATGGCGACGATTCGGTCGGGGTCGACCGCCGGGTGGTCGTGAAGCCACTCCACGCCCGCCTCGATATCGGCGACCGAATCCATCCGGTTCTCCACGTCGTCGAGGTGGCCGTACGCCTTGCCGTAGCCGGCGGACCCGCGGACGTTCGGTTCGAAGACGGCGTAGCCGTTGGCGAGGAAATACTGCTTGACGGCGTTGAACGACGGGCGGCGCTGGGACTCGGGGCCGCCGTGGATGTCGACGATGACCGGCGTCTCGCCGTCGCCGTGGTCGGTGCTCGGAAGCGAGAAGAACGCGGGTATCTCTCGGCCGTCGAACGTCGGGAAGCGGACGAGTTCGGGGTCGACGAACGTGTCGCGGGGGATGCCCGCGGTGGCCGCGCGCGTCCACTGCTCGGCCCCGCCCGTCTTCGCGTCCACGACGTAGACGTTCGTCGTGTCGGAACTCCTCGTCAGGGTGACGGCGAAGCGGTCGCCGTCGGGCGAGAAGGAGACGCCGCCGGCGACGCCGCGCGGCAGGTCCGGGACGGCGTACGCGTCGATTCGGTCCTTTCCGGTGAGTTCGCCGACGGCGAGTTCGGTGTAGCCGTCGACGTTCGTGGAGTAGACGACCCGCCGGGACTCCTGGTCGACGGCGACGCCCTCTATCTCCCACTCGTCGTCCTCTGCGACCAGGGAGAACTCGCCGGAGTCGACGTTCACTCGCCAGAGGTCGAGCGTGTCGCTCTCGCGGTCGGAGACGAGATACAGGTTCTCCCCGTCCGGTCCCCACGAGGCGCTCTGGAAGCGGACCGTCCCCTCGTGCGGCGTGAGGTGCGTCGTCTCGCCCGTCGTCACGTCGAGGACGGAGACGTCCTGGTCGAAGTTCGAGTACGCCTCCGAGACGATGAGCTTCGAGTCGTCCGGCGACCACCCGCCGACCGTCAGCCACCCGTCGCCCTCGCGGACGAGTTCGGCCGCCTCGCCCGTCTCCCCGCGGCCCTGCACGTAGACGTCGAACACGGACTCGTCCCGTCGATTCGAGGTGAACGCGAAGCGCTCGCCGTCGTGGCTCCATCCGCCCCAGCGGTGCTTCGCGTCGGGCATCCCCGTGAGGTCGGCTATCTCCCCCGTCACGGGGTCGTAGCGGTGGAGTTGCTGGCGCTCGTTGCCCCCCTCGTCCATCCCGAAGACGAGTTCGGGATTTTCCGGCGACCACGAGGCGAACGTCACCCGTTCGTCGTAGAACGTCCGCTGTTCGGGCCACGCGCCGGGGCCGTCGACAGTCCACACCTGCGGGACGCCCGTGGTGTCCATGAGGAAGGAGAGCCGTTCGCCGTCGGGGCCGAAGGAGACGCCGTAGGCGCTCCGAACGTTCAGGTACCGCTCGATGTCGTGGGTCGGCATGGGACGGGATACCGCCGGAGGCACCGTAATGGTTCGTGTGACGGAAGGAGCGGGCGGGACGGACGC
This Halogeometricum sp. S3BR5-2 DNA region includes the following protein-coding sequences:
- a CDS encoding M28 family peptidase; this encodes MTDWIGETFTSDFGWDLLESLVDVGDRMAGSPGEREAMELTREAFEAAGARDARIDTFDIQGWERGDSAVRVDGTTQDCIALPRSPSETATGEFVDLGYGLPEDFEDDLSGKVVMVSSTVPDHYERFIHRREKYYHAVEAGAAAFVFANHVEGCLPPTGSVGTEEAPVGEIPAVGVSKEVGARLVRRFEGAELTVEVDCETPDAESGNVHAELGPDTEEEVLVTGHLDAHDIAEGAWDNGSGTVMAAELARILADREDELDTRVRFVVFGAEEVGLVGSTHESERLGADRANVRAVVNHDGVVFGRTLKFDYHGFEELEAAAEAVGDRFDHPVSTNPELVPHSDHWPFTRWGVPGYMVSCETEGRGRGWGHTFADTLDKLEVRNLREQAILLADLVVDLSDEGTEIPHKEESEMADRLEDEDLAAGMRITGDWPY
- a CDS encoding thiolase domain-containing protein, with the translated sequence MNDVRIAGVGLTPFGRQPERTGRDLFAEAALAAREDAGVAREAFEGLHYGNFMGALAERQGHQGPLMAEAAGLDCPATRHESACASAGMAVRHAVQAIRAGEHDVLLAGGMERMTNLPTTEVTESLAIAADELFEVRAGMTFPGAYALMARAYFEEYGGSREDLAHIAVKNHANAVPNEFAQYRREVTVEEAMDSPPVATPLHLFDACPITDGASALVLVSDDYAEAHGLDAPVRVAGSGQGGDKMALQDREAFSRTPAATAAAEAAYDDAGIGPGDVDVAEVHDCFTIAEVLALESLGLFDHGEGISAAREGRTTRDGDLPVNLSGGLKAKGHPVGATGGAQIVEMAKLLRGDHVNSDALSDPRIGVTHNAGGTVASAVVHVLEVAE
- a CDS encoding Zn-ribbon domain-containing OB-fold protein, which codes for MTDQSYDEWVAALGTDDAFYLECPEGHGSLPPRRTCPHCGATELSETPLPEAGTVETYTEVHVAGPDFAGQTPYLTAIASFGAVRLTGVLRDASEGDVETGLSVSAGTAENPDTGDAVVVFRPR
- a CDS encoding alpha/beta fold hydrolase, which encodes MKLKTVVGGVVAGVGAVAAANAVLSRRAPPLEPALSGEQHTYRWRGIDVRYAEAGDEDAPTLVLLHGVNAAASNGEFREVFDELAEDYHVVAPDLPGFGTSDRPQLRYSAALYEDFVGEFVSEYEEPAVVASSLTAAYLVGADPDVSRMILVCPTERGGPDPMQWLRELIRAPLVGEAVFNLLGSKPSIRYFNADHGYADPSRVSEEWMDYEWRTAHQPNARFAPASFISGYLNSEVDFESALTETDVPVTLVWGRESDLVPLKDGRELAEAADCKLVVFDDAKLLPHVEFPEQFLSTVREEMGVSA
- the meaB gene encoding methylmalonyl Co-A mutase-associated GTPase MeaB; its protein translation is MSHAEDRGETRTDELVSDLLDGKHRALARAITKIENRSPGYRELVSRLHAHTGDADVIGITGSPGAGKSTLVDKLAKAYREEGLTVGVIAVDPSSPYTGGAVLGDRIRMASNVGDMDVFFRSMSARGQLGGLSTATSDAVKALDAFGKDKILVETVGAGQNEVDVVRTADTVTVLVQPGSGDDVQMLKAGILEIGDVFVVNKADMDGVNRTVAELEEMIHLRDNPGATLDSGHRGAGHHGVDAGLPDDVSGHGGADGSANGERGHGDGADGDGESDGADSAEWEPAVVETVATSGDGVDELVETLAAHADYLAESGMREEKARSRYAEEIRQLLRNDANALLKEELDRRGGAESLAEAVAARETDPYAVADEVFEPLRDCVESKREGE
- a CDS encoding cobalamin B12-binding domain-containing protein; the encoded protein is MSADAERGQQQRTVRCLIAKVGLDGHDRGAHVIARAFRDAGFEVVYSGLHRAPEEIVQAAVQEDVDVLGISILSGAHNTLVPKIIDGLKEYDAFEDTLILVGGIVPDEDRPKLKEMGVSEVFGPGTPMKETIEFVRNNAPRRD
- a CDS encoding GAF domain-containing protein gives rise to the protein MVLPDSPDESEYSALVESFRAALGAQIIVRQGRTATEYVYELGPTIDCAVSLCDDDDLVESLVDAANGVPIVVYGETRVPGVDEVVCPTNGIESFTRRVAAVVEEDLRESELVDANKKLTALSVHASAITGCESVSEVCEETLDAAIEALAFTFCTVALVEDDRIVPRASTLPPEDENSCRVSEGIAGRTYRTRETQIVGDITADADALFSPTRRSTVSVPLGPYGVVQVVSDSHCAFDEHDAEFLEILAGYTTEALARLDRETALRAERDRLHAFFDNLPVPAVYVEEETPDGRVRCEVNRAYEETFQRGPNRSNPSVEAAFPNETERRLFADHLWSGDAVAAEVDRETVEGDCKTLELTIVPVPSSGPVGSAYGVYNRDSPRLSARSELS
- a CDS encoding S9 family peptidase; this translates as MPTHDIERYLNVRSAYGVSFGPDGERLSFLMDTTGVPQVWTVDGPGAWPEQRTFYDERVTFASWSPENPELVFGMDEGGNERQQLHRYDPVTGEIADLTGMPDAKHRWGGWSHDGERFAFTSNRRDESVFDVYVQGRGETGEAAELVREGDGWLTVGGWSPDDSKLIVSEAYSNFDQDVSVLDVTTGETTHLTPHEGTVRFQSASWGPDGENLYLVSDRESDTLDLWRVNVDSGEFSLVAEDDEWEIEGVAVDQESRRVVYSTNVDGYTELAVGELTGKDRIDAYAVPDLPRGVAGGVSFSPDGDRFAVTLTRSSDTTNVYVVDAKTGGAEQWTRAATAGIPRDTFVDPELVRFPTFDGREIPAFFSLPSTDHGDGETPVIVDIHGGPESQRRPSFNAVKQYFLANGYAVFEPNVRGSAGYGKAYGHLDDVENRMDSVADIEAGVEWLHDHPAVDPDRIVAMGGSYGGFMVLAAMTEYPDLWAAGVDIVGIANFVTFLENTGDWRRELREAEYGSLEDDREFLESISPINNVEKIRAPLFVLHGENDPRVPVGEAHQIVEKAGEHVPVRELIFADEGHGFTKRENRIEAYEAIVGFLDEHV